The following proteins come from a genomic window of Corallococcus sp. NCRR:
- a CDS encoding ATP-binding domain-containing protein, whose protein sequence is MAGQEQELSPEALALIAEEEALLSRVQQALAEARRQAAERTLDTQGLLAQLAVLRDDATTAHAADLPHVFTQMNEVRSMLERQEAVPLPDANAPYFAHLRLSGPTGARDYLLGRTSFANLSAGVRVIDWRFAPVARVFYNYEEGDAFEESFGDRLSEGEVEARRLVIIEKGVLTRISTGPHLLQRDSKGRWHARGRGAASVLAGGSGTAARPGFLGVGKGATHVEDAFGVTALLDAEQYAAVSTGPEQPLLVLGSAGSGKTTVALHRLAKVIFDDAKTYPQARTKVVVPEEGLARLTRRLLAPLGLGKVSVETLEAWSLATARSAFSLPGIKLSPETPALVSRFKRHPALRRALADRVPVFKGKALPPTLDRLRIKLADAYMDRAFLEAVVADAKGELPRTVVAEVLEHTKQQTATPLSRQYKGFDEDRLVTVDGRAIEADTPDALAGTVDADDLPVLMFLKAQRGALGAERLAHVVLDEAEDFSLFELFVVSQLLGDSRSCTLAGDDVQQTTTGFAGWDAALEELGIRDAATCRLQVSYRCPRPVVELAQHVLGTQSPATAAKAGREGSPVGFHHFPDEAQAWLFLGDALRDLVLREPHASVGVIASSREAAQSFHRVIREMPWARLVLEGDFSFEPGVDVTDVDNVKGLEFDYVVLPDVTARAYPADDEARRRLHVAVTRSSHQLWVASSAVRSPLIRTFPGADESAQG, encoded by the coding sequence ATGGCCGGCCAGGAGCAGGAGCTGTCGCCCGAGGCGCTCGCGCTCATCGCCGAGGAAGAGGCCCTGCTGTCACGCGTGCAGCAGGCGCTGGCGGAGGCCCGCCGTCAGGCCGCGGAGCGCACGCTGGACACCCAGGGGCTGCTGGCCCAGTTGGCGGTGCTGCGCGACGACGCCACCACGGCGCACGCCGCGGACCTGCCGCACGTCTTCACCCAGATGAACGAGGTGCGCTCCATGCTGGAGCGGCAGGAGGCCGTCCCGCTGCCGGACGCGAACGCCCCCTACTTCGCGCACCTGCGCCTGTCCGGGCCCACGGGCGCGCGCGACTACCTGCTCGGCCGCACCAGCTTCGCCAACCTCTCCGCCGGCGTGCGCGTCATCGACTGGAGGTTCGCCCCCGTCGCCCGCGTCTTCTACAACTACGAGGAGGGCGACGCGTTCGAGGAGTCCTTCGGAGACCGGCTCTCCGAGGGCGAGGTGGAGGCGCGCCGGCTGGTCATCATCGAGAAGGGCGTCCTCACCCGCATCAGCACCGGCCCGCACCTGCTCCAGCGCGACTCGAAGGGCCGCTGGCACGCGCGAGGCCGTGGCGCGGCCTCCGTGCTCGCGGGCGGCAGCGGCACCGCCGCGCGTCCGGGCTTCCTGGGCGTGGGCAAAGGCGCCACGCACGTGGAGGACGCCTTCGGCGTGACGGCGCTGCTGGACGCGGAGCAGTACGCCGCCGTCAGCACCGGCCCGGAGCAGCCGCTCCTGGTGCTGGGCAGCGCGGGCAGCGGCAAGACGACGGTGGCGCTGCACCGGCTGGCCAAGGTCATCTTCGACGACGCGAAGACGTACCCGCAGGCGCGCACCAAGGTCGTCGTCCCGGAGGAGGGCCTGGCCCGGCTCACGCGCCGGCTCCTGGCGCCGCTGGGCCTGGGCAAGGTGTCCGTGGAGACGCTGGAGGCCTGGTCGCTGGCCACCGCCCGCTCCGCCTTCAGCCTGCCGGGCATCAAGCTGTCCCCGGAGACGCCCGCGCTCGTCTCGCGCTTCAAGCGCCACCCCGCCCTGCGCCGCGCGCTGGCGGACCGGGTGCCCGTGTTCAAGGGCAAGGCCCTGCCCCCCACGCTGGACCGGCTGCGCATCAAGCTGGCGGACGCGTACATGGACCGCGCCTTCCTGGAGGCCGTGGTGGCGGACGCGAAGGGAGAGCTGCCGCGCACCGTGGTGGCGGAGGTGCTGGAGCACACGAAGCAGCAGACCGCCACGCCGCTGTCGCGCCAGTACAAGGGCTTCGACGAGGACCGCCTCGTCACCGTGGACGGGCGCGCCATTGAAGCGGACACGCCGGACGCGCTCGCGGGCACCGTGGACGCGGACGACCTGCCCGTCCTCATGTTCCTCAAGGCGCAGCGGGGCGCGCTGGGCGCGGAGCGGCTGGCGCACGTGGTGCTGGACGAGGCGGAGGACTTCTCCCTCTTCGAGCTCTTCGTCGTCAGCCAGCTGCTCGGAGACAGCCGCAGCTGCACGCTCGCCGGGGACGACGTGCAGCAGACCACGACGGGCTTCGCCGGCTGGGACGCCGCGCTGGAGGAGCTGGGCATCCGCGACGCCGCCACCTGCCGGCTCCAGGTGTCCTACCGCTGCCCCCGCCCGGTGGTGGAATTGGCGCAGCACGTGCTGGGCACCCAGTCCCCCGCCACCGCCGCGAAGGCCGGCCGCGAGGGCTCGCCCGTGGGCTTCCACCACTTCCCGGACGAGGCCCAGGCGTGGCTCTTCCTGGGAGACGCCCTGCGAGACCTGGTGCTGCGCGAGCCGCACGCGTCGGTGGGCGTCATCGCCAGCAGCCGCGAGGCCGCCCAGTCCTTCCACCGCGTCATCCGGGAGATGCCCTGGGCGCGGCTGGTGCTGGAGGGCGACTTCTCCTTCGAGCCCGGCGTGGACGTGACGGACGTGGACAACGTGAAGGGCCTGGAGTTCGACTACGTCGTCCTGCCGGACGTCACCGCGCGAGCCTACCCCGCGGACGACGAGGCCCGCCGCAGGCTGCACGTGGCCGTCACCCGCTCCTCGCACCAGCTGTGGGTGGCCTCCTCCGCCGTGCGCTCCCCGCTCATCCGCACCTTCCCCGGCGCGGACGAATCCGCTCAGGGCTGA
- a CDS encoding carboxypeptidase regulatory-like domain-containing protein: MSSRKVFVVVAGLALLLAAGFVWMRASAPAAVAVREEAVAFPERPASGPARAPVLDGGGATAPVEEPMRDADGALRVKTVTASGPFAGAEVTLYLRGPASPGSRLPSWRVAGQGRTDAAGALVLPARPGAYLVTARARGLALGRAEVTRPHGEAVTPVRLLLEPGVSLTGLTVERAGGAPVPMAELTLTPHSGFEDALPLFLQTGASVPDEARHESLSDARGLFGFHGLAPGEYQLEARAPGHAPRRITRVHVPGTDVRVELEGSAFIEGFVTRADGTPAPGARVSAWGADGAVEVEAGDTGSFSLDVPPGSFQVTARLGVETGAAEGPNVVGPGMTVKDVRIRLGGGASLAGVVRRKDSGEAIAGATVGVRVHGDRADLLQARSEADGRFEVGGLAPGAYDVQVRAPGFQPLTRTGLGVLAGQRFELVLEFAAPGRIEGTVVDGSEAPLPGVSVVAQLRWRPLPDALPSVTDAQGRFTLEDVPEGTVYVAARRADSEDEVRQPVRVEAGKTATARLTLVGEGVLEGTVRKEDGARPSGAVTITAHRVGDAASESVDVPAKLDGTWSMRVGAGRYQLSAWLTALRFQNGDQLQVVELEAGGRRHVDLVVGEPRKPLRVTVLEPNGAPSVHATVMATEAGHVDIQAEELTDAAGQAVLALDGLGSDAWRVWSTNGGRQGEAASVSASQKELTLQLKPAARLRGTVRSAGGRDVRGFTLNVTAARGEDDFLSSVERQFSGDAFQVDDVFPTDVTVTATLPDGRAGKVDVTLASGAEAAVEVVVDAGGGISGRLVDARTNEPLAGAYVDADGIASPITGADGRFELKDLAPGAHRLTAWSRGRELVDRRVTLAAGKTQALGDWRLGHPRVEPGRLGLSFGMTGRDVVISAIAAGADVAGLQVGDVVRSIDGAVVLDTGEARRRELGAPGSPAVLALQRGGQALSLTFIRAR; the protein is encoded by the coding sequence ATGTCGTCTCGCAAGGTGTTCGTCGTGGTGGCCGGGCTGGCGCTCCTGCTGGCCGCCGGCTTCGTCTGGATGCGCGCCTCCGCGCCCGCGGCCGTGGCGGTGCGCGAGGAAGCGGTGGCGTTCCCCGAGCGGCCCGCGTCCGGCCCGGCGCGGGCCCCGGTGCTCGATGGGGGCGGGGCGACCGCGCCGGTGGAAGAGCCCATGCGGGACGCGGACGGCGCGTTGCGCGTAAAGACCGTCACGGCCTCGGGGCCGTTCGCGGGCGCCGAGGTGACGCTGTACCTGCGAGGGCCCGCGTCCCCAGGCTCACGGCTGCCGTCGTGGCGCGTGGCGGGGCAGGGCCGGACGGATGCGGCGGGAGCGCTGGTGCTGCCCGCGCGTCCCGGGGCCTATCTCGTCACCGCGCGTGCGCGGGGGCTGGCGCTGGGGCGCGCGGAGGTGACGCGTCCCCACGGCGAAGCGGTGACCCCGGTGCGCCTCCTGCTGGAACCCGGGGTGTCGCTGACGGGCCTGACGGTGGAGCGCGCGGGCGGCGCACCCGTGCCGATGGCGGAGCTGACGCTGACGCCGCACTCCGGCTTCGAGGACGCGCTCCCCCTCTTCCTCCAGACCGGCGCGTCGGTACCGGACGAGGCGCGGCACGAGTCGCTCAGCGACGCACGGGGCCTGTTCGGATTCCACGGGCTGGCGCCCGGTGAATATCAACTGGAGGCGCGAGCCCCGGGCCACGCGCCCCGCCGCATCACGCGCGTGCACGTGCCGGGGACGGACGTGCGCGTGGAACTGGAGGGATCCGCGTTCATCGAGGGCTTCGTCACCCGCGCGGATGGAACACCCGCGCCGGGAGCGCGCGTGAGCGCCTGGGGAGCGGATGGCGCCGTGGAGGTGGAGGCCGGAGACACGGGGAGTTTCTCGCTGGACGTGCCGCCTGGGTCGTTCCAGGTGACGGCCCGTCTTGGGGTGGAGACCGGCGCGGCCGAGGGCCCGAACGTCGTGGGGCCGGGCATGACGGTGAAGGACGTGCGGATCCGTCTGGGCGGCGGGGCGTCGCTTGCGGGCGTGGTGCGGCGCAAGGACTCGGGCGAGGCCATCGCGGGGGCCACGGTGGGCGTGCGCGTGCATGGCGACCGCGCGGACCTGCTCCAGGCGCGCTCGGAGGCGGATGGACGCTTCGAGGTGGGCGGACTCGCGCCGGGCGCCTACGACGTGCAGGTGCGCGCTCCGGGCTTCCAGCCGCTCACGCGCACGGGGCTGGGCGTGCTCGCGGGGCAGCGCTTCGAGCTGGTGCTGGAGTTCGCGGCTCCGGGACGCATCGAGGGCACGGTGGTGGATGGCTCGGAGGCGCCGCTCCCCGGCGTGTCGGTGGTGGCCCAGCTCCGGTGGCGGCCGCTGCCGGACGCGCTGCCCTCGGTGACGGACGCGCAGGGGCGCTTCACGTTGGAGGACGTTCCGGAGGGCACCGTTTACGTCGCGGCGCGCCGCGCGGACAGCGAGGACGAGGTGCGCCAGCCCGTGCGCGTGGAGGCCGGAAAGACGGCGACAGCGCGGCTGACGCTCGTGGGTGAAGGCGTGCTGGAGGGCACCGTGCGCAAGGAGGACGGCGCGCGGCCGTCAGGCGCGGTGACGATCACCGCGCACCGGGTGGGGGATGCCGCCTCCGAGTCCGTCGACGTGCCCGCGAAGCTGGATGGAACGTGGTCGATGCGCGTGGGCGCGGGGCGCTATCAGTTGAGCGCGTGGTTGACCGCGCTGCGCTTCCAGAACGGCGACCAGTTGCAGGTGGTGGAGCTGGAGGCGGGCGGCCGGCGCCACGTGGACCTGGTGGTGGGCGAGCCCAGGAAGCCGCTCCGCGTGACGGTGCTGGAGCCCAACGGCGCGCCCAGCGTCCACGCGACGGTGATGGCCACGGAGGCGGGCCACGTGGACATCCAGGCGGAGGAGCTGACGGATGCAGCCGGCCAGGCGGTGCTGGCCCTGGACGGGCTGGGCTCGGACGCCTGGCGCGTCTGGTCCACGAATGGCGGACGGCAGGGCGAGGCCGCGAGCGTGTCCGCGTCCCAGAAGGAGCTCACGCTCCAGTTGAAGCCCGCGGCCCGGCTGAGGGGCACCGTCCGCTCCGCCGGCGGCCGCGACGTGCGGGGCTTCACGCTGAACGTGACCGCGGCGCGCGGCGAGGACGACTTCCTCTCCTCCGTGGAGCGTCAGTTCTCCGGGGATGCGTTCCAGGTGGACGACGTCTTCCCCACGGACGTCACCGTCACGGCCACGCTGCCGGACGGGCGCGCGGGCAAGGTGGACGTGACGCTCGCGTCCGGCGCGGAGGCCGCCGTGGAGGTGGTGGTGGACGCGGGCGGCGGCATATCCGGGCGGCTGGTGGATGCGCGCACGAACGAACCGCTGGCGGGCGCGTACGTGGACGCGGACGGCATCGCGTCACCCATCACGGGCGCGGACGGACGCTTCGAGTTGAAGGACCTGGCCCCGGGCGCGCACCGGCTCACCGCGTGGAGCCGGGGACGGGAGTTGGTGGACCGGAGGGTGACGCTCGCCGCCGGGAAGACGCAGGCGTTGGGGGACTGGCGATTGGGGCACCCGCGCGTGGAGCCGGGGCGGCTGGGGCTGAGCTTCGGCATGACGGGACGGGACGTCGTCATCAGCGCCATCGCGGCGGGCGCGGACGTGGCGGGCCTCCAGGTGGGGGACGTGGTGCGCTCCATCGACGGGGCGGTGGTGCTGGACACGGGCGAGGCCCGGCGGCGTGAGCTGGGCGCGCCGGGCAGCCCCGCGGTGCTCGCGCTCCAGCGGGGGGGCCAGGCGCTGTCCCTCACGTTCATCCGCGCACGCTGA
- a CDS encoding acyl-CoA dehydrogenase family protein, translated as MDERFTPEHEAFRRTVRQFVEKELAPHALEWDQAGEFPRDVFRRCGELGFFGISHDPAYGGSGLDAWYVAAFAEELARARNGGVAMSLLVQGQMATPVINELGTEEQKREFLAPALTGERIAALAMSEPDAGSDLARLRTTARRDGDDYVIQGAKTWISNGARADFLVLAVRTGGEGAPGISLVTLPTDVKGFSVSKKLQKVGHRSSDMAILYFEDCRIPARYVLGRENDGFFHIMNSFHAERLVTALYTVAVMDDLIREAIRYGRERQAFGKRLLDFQVWRHTFVDHATRVEAARQLTYQAVQLFNRKRKQKPVKEIAMAKLLTTELAQRVAYDCQQFYGGMGYVEESHVARAWRDVRMLTIGGGTSEVMKEIIAGTMAL; from the coding sequence ATGGATGAGCGCTTCACCCCGGAGCACGAGGCGTTCCGCCGCACCGTGCGTCAGTTCGTCGAGAAGGAGCTGGCCCCGCACGCGCTGGAGTGGGACCAGGCCGGCGAGTTCCCTCGCGACGTGTTCCGCCGCTGCGGCGAGCTGGGCTTCTTCGGCATCAGCCATGACCCGGCGTATGGCGGCAGCGGGCTGGACGCCTGGTACGTGGCCGCCTTCGCGGAGGAGCTGGCGCGGGCGCGCAACGGGGGCGTGGCCATGTCGCTCCTGGTGCAGGGGCAGATGGCCACGCCGGTCATCAACGAGCTGGGCACCGAGGAGCAGAAGCGCGAGTTCCTGGCCCCCGCGCTCACCGGCGAGCGCATCGCGGCGCTGGCGATGAGCGAACCGGACGCGGGCTCGGACCTGGCGCGGCTGCGCACCACGGCGCGCAGGGACGGCGACGACTACGTCATCCAGGGCGCGAAGACGTGGATCTCCAACGGCGCCCGCGCGGACTTCCTGGTGCTGGCGGTGCGCACGGGAGGAGAGGGCGCGCCGGGCATCTCGCTGGTGACGCTGCCCACGGACGTGAAGGGCTTCTCCGTGTCGAAGAAGCTCCAGAAGGTGGGCCACCGCTCGTCGGACATGGCCATCCTCTATTTCGAGGACTGCCGCATCCCCGCCCGCTACGTGCTGGGCCGGGAGAACGACGGCTTCTTCCACATCATGAACAGCTTCCACGCGGAGCGCCTGGTGACGGCGCTCTACACGGTGGCGGTGATGGACGACCTGATTCGTGAAGCCATCCGCTACGGCCGCGAGCGTCAGGCATTTGGAAAGCGGCTGCTGGACTTCCAGGTGTGGCGCCACACCTTCGTGGACCACGCCACCCGCGTGGAGGCGGCGAGGCAGCTCACCTATCAGGCGGTGCAGCTCTTCAATCGCAAACGCAAGCAGAAGCCGGTGAAGGAGATCGCCATGGCCAAGCTCCTCACCACGGAGCTGGCCCAGCGCGTGGCCTACGACTGCCAGCAGTTCTACGGAGGCATGGGCTACGTGGAGGAGTCGCACGTCGCGCGGGCCTGGCGCGACGTGCGCATGCTCACCATCGGCGGAGGCACGTCCGAGGTGATGAAGGAGATCATCGCCGGGACGATGGCGCTCTAG
- a CDS encoding DUF2780 domain-containing protein: protein MDLIGQLSQQLGVDGTQAQGLAGSLLKLVQGTVQEKVGPDAARQMDQAIPEMQGWQQQSAQAPAGDGGGLMGALGGMLGGAGGGGGGGGLMGALGGAAAHAGEIAGVVAILQRFNLDASKATLVAPLLLNFLKSRLDPGLVGKILAVAPMLAGGSGGGSGPQGGGGLGGMLGGILGK from the coding sequence ATGGACCTCATCGGACAGCTCTCGCAGCAGCTTGGAGTGGATGGCACGCAGGCACAGGGGCTCGCGGGTTCGCTCCTGAAGCTGGTGCAGGGCACGGTGCAGGAGAAGGTGGGCCCGGACGCGGCCCGGCAGATGGACCAGGCCATCCCGGAGATGCAGGGCTGGCAGCAGCAGTCGGCCCAGGCCCCGGCGGGCGACGGTGGCGGCCTGATGGGCGCGCTGGGCGGCATGCTCGGCGGCGCGGGCGGCGGTGGCGGGGGTGGAGGCCTCATGGGCGCCCTGGGCGGCGCGGCGGCCCACGCGGGAGAGATTGCCGGCGTGGTGGCCATCCTCCAGCGCTTCAACCTGGACGCGAGCAAGGCCACCCTGGTCGCGCCCCTGCTCCTCAACTTCCTCAAGTCCCGCCTGGACCCGGGCCTGGTGGGGAAGATCCTCGCCGTGGCGCCCATGCTCGCGGGCGGCTCCGGGGGCGGCAGCGGCCCCCAGGGCGGCGGCGGGCTGGGCGGAATGCTCGGCGGCATCCTGGGGAAATAG
- a CDS encoding NUDIX hydrolase: MPYTPIVATLGYVMSPDGQQVLLIHRNARPEDAHYGKYNGLGGKMDRDEDIAACMRREIREEAGIECTRMALRGTLSWPGFGKHGEDWLGFIFRIDAFQGTPLEKNPEGSLSWVPVSSILSLNLWDGDRHFLPLVFDADPRPFHGVMPYEGGRALSWSFTRL; this comes from the coding sequence ATGCCCTACACCCCCATCGTCGCCACCCTGGGCTACGTGATGTCGCCGGATGGCCAGCAGGTGCTGCTCATCCACCGGAACGCGCGCCCGGAGGATGCCCATTACGGCAAGTACAACGGCCTGGGCGGCAAGATGGACCGCGACGAGGACATCGCGGCGTGCATGCGCCGCGAGATTCGCGAGGAGGCCGGCATCGAGTGCACGCGCATGGCCCTGCGCGGCACCCTGTCCTGGCCGGGCTTCGGCAAGCACGGCGAGGACTGGCTGGGCTTCATCTTCCGCATCGACGCCTTCCAGGGCACGCCCCTGGAGAAGAACCCCGAGGGCTCCCTGTCCTGGGTCCCCGTGTCCTCCATCCTGTCGCTGAACCTGTGGGACGGGGACCGGCACTTCCTGCCGCTCGTGTTCGACGCGGACCCGCGCCCCTTCCACGGTGTCATGCCCTACGAGGGCGGCCGCGCGTTGAGCTGGTCCTTCACCCGACTGTAG
- a CDS encoding pectate lyase: MKKHLVLALLPIVSALACASPDSELGESEQAATTPLRQKALGRMRNAAKYFHDNVARHGGYAWHHNATNLNERWGDIQLDADQIMIQSPGTSDVTIAFVEAALADPATPALKTYALDAAMALRHGQVKSGGWRLYADFKPTPTIKACYLNTTASCGCGGCTMTAYDDQVTQNALIAMMRTDQLLGFANTDISGASAYARARVETSQFPTNGGFPQGFAGPVAARPALFASYPPSIGTSCGLANCYANSYTTEYWDDPTLNDNLATSFVEMLNWAKELYPAQATTYQSMRTAYGDFLRRAQMPQPQPAWAQQYDLQMQPRWARSWEAPAIAGQESQDVMWALLRLYQLDPGVPANRAAVGTALTYLESVDYANDSLISRYIELDDTSPSNIGFYTVKAGGYPAQFTTAPPTYQNYGWEVPSQLAAIRAEYNRLATDTTVMKRSCQQLRADTAQAVDTAVNNERWITTYSPAGPRSGATPGDYLDTSTFARNMRTLAEFVTRTTTDCTAWNY; encoded by the coding sequence ATGAAAAAGCACCTCGTGCTCGCACTCCTCCCCATCGTCTCGGCGCTGGCTTGTGCTTCACCCGACTCCGAGCTCGGTGAGTCCGAACAGGCGGCCACGACGCCGCTCCGGCAGAAGGCATTGGGCCGCATGCGGAACGCGGCGAAGTACTTCCATGACAACGTCGCGCGCCACGGCGGCTATGCGTGGCATCACAACGCCACCAACCTGAATGAACGCTGGGGCGACATCCAGCTCGACGCGGATCAGATCATGATCCAGTCGCCCGGGACGTCGGACGTGACGATTGCCTTCGTCGAAGCGGCGCTCGCGGACCCGGCCACTCCGGCGCTGAAGACCTATGCGCTGGACGCGGCGATGGCGCTGCGCCACGGGCAGGTGAAGTCCGGTGGCTGGCGCCTCTACGCGGACTTCAAGCCCACACCGACCATCAAGGCCTGTTACCTCAACACCACCGCGAGCTGTGGCTGTGGCGGCTGCACGATGACGGCCTATGACGATCAGGTCACGCAGAACGCGCTCATCGCGATGATGCGCACCGACCAGCTCCTCGGGTTCGCGAACACGGACATCTCCGGCGCCTCCGCGTACGCCCGCGCGCGGGTGGAGACCTCGCAGTTCCCCACGAACGGCGGCTTCCCCCAGGGGTTCGCCGGCCCCGTCGCCGCCCGGCCCGCGCTCTTTGCGAGCTACCCGCCGTCGATTGGCACCTCGTGCGGCCTCGCGAATTGCTACGCCAATTCCTACACGACCGAGTACTGGGACGACCCGACGCTGAACGACAACCTGGCGACGTCCTTCGTGGAGATGCTGAACTGGGCGAAGGAGCTCTACCCCGCGCAGGCCACGACGTATCAGTCCATGCGCACCGCGTACGGTGACTTCCTCCGCCGCGCGCAGATGCCGCAGCCCCAGCCCGCCTGGGCGCAGCAGTACGACCTGCAGATGCAGCCGCGCTGGGCGCGCAGCTGGGAGGCGCCGGCCATCGCGGGCCAGGAGAGCCAGGACGTCATGTGGGCGCTCTTGCGCCTCTACCAGCTCGACCCGGGCGTCCCGGCGAACCGCGCCGCGGTCGGCACCGCGCTCACGTACCTGGAGAGCGTCGACTACGCCAATGACAGCCTCATCTCCCGCTACATCGAGCTGGATGACACCTCGCCGTCGAACATCGGCTTCTACACGGTGAAGGCGGGCGGCTACCCGGCCCAGTTCACCACCGCGCCGCCGACGTACCAGAACTACGGCTGGGAGGTCCCGTCGCAGCTCGCCGCCATCCGCGCGGAGTACAACCGGCTGGCGACCGACACGACCGTGATGAAGCGCTCGTGCCAGCAACTGCGCGCCGACACGGCGCAGGCGGTGGACACGGCCGTGAACAACGAGCGGTGGATCACCACGTACAGCCCGGCCGGCCCGCGCAGTGGCGCCACGCCGGGGGACTACCTGGACACGAGCACGTTCGCGCGGAACATGCGCACGCTGGCGGAGTTCGTCACGCGCACGACGACCGACTGCACCGCCTGGAACTATTGA
- a CDS encoding PQQ-dependent sugar dehydrogenase, with product MRHGLVTPLLASLLLSAAPQVEAQTPRPSTRQEGNLAPGRGGDSQQSVPRQGDIPAGAPVETAPPNVPEFKPAFPQQTRAPAVKTRTPIVVTEVASGFNKPWAIAFLPDGRFLVTEKPTGSLYIVTAAGKKSPPVAGLPKVDGRGQGGLLDVEVGPDYAKSGLIYWTYYEPREGGNGLAVARAKLVDGPKPRIEGLQVIFRMQPTLESTLHAGGRLVFTPDGKLFVTLGERSILPGRVQAQDLKSDFGKVVRINPDGSIPQDNPFVGRKDARPEIWSSGHRNILSAALDAQQRLWTVEMGPRGGDELNRPEAGKDYGWPTIGYGEEYSGEPIHKTTQAAGMEQPVYYWDPVISPSGLTIYSGALFPEWKGNFFIGGLSSQALVRLVLKDDRVVGEERLLTERHARIREVVQGPDGALYLLTDDSNGRLWKLTPGRAP from the coding sequence ATGCGCCATGGACTCGTGACCCCGCTCCTCGCCTCCCTCCTGCTGAGCGCCGCCCCCCAGGTGGAGGCCCAGACACCCCGTCCGTCCACGCGGCAGGAGGGCAACCTCGCCCCGGGCCGCGGGGGTGACAGCCAGCAGTCCGTGCCCCGGCAGGGTGACATCCCCGCGGGCGCGCCCGTGGAGACCGCGCCCCCCAACGTCCCGGAGTTCAAGCCCGCGTTCCCGCAGCAGACGCGTGCCCCGGCGGTGAAGACGCGCACGCCCATCGTGGTGACGGAGGTCGCCTCGGGCTTCAACAAGCCGTGGGCCATCGCGTTCCTGCCGGACGGCCGCTTCCTCGTCACGGAGAAGCCCACGGGTTCGCTCTACATCGTCACCGCCGCGGGCAAGAAGTCGCCCCCGGTGGCGGGCCTCCCCAAGGTCGACGGCCGGGGACAGGGCGGGCTGCTCGACGTGGAGGTGGGGCCCGACTACGCGAAGAGCGGGCTCATCTACTGGACCTATTACGAGCCGCGCGAGGGCGGCAACGGGCTCGCGGTGGCCAGAGCGAAGCTGGTGGACGGCCCGAAGCCGCGCATCGAGGGGCTCCAGGTCATCTTCCGCATGCAGCCCACGCTGGAGTCCACGCTGCACGCGGGCGGGCGGCTCGTGTTCACGCCGGACGGCAAGCTCTTCGTGACGCTCGGCGAGCGCTCCATCCTCCCGGGCCGCGTCCAGGCGCAGGACCTCAAGAGCGACTTCGGGAAGGTGGTCCGCATCAACCCGGATGGCTCCATCCCCCAGGACAACCCCTTCGTGGGCCGGAAGGACGCCCGGCCGGAGATCTGGTCCTCCGGACACCGCAACATCCTCTCCGCGGCCCTGGACGCCCAGCAGCGGCTCTGGACCGTGGAGATGGGGCCGCGCGGAGGCGATGAGCTCAACCGCCCGGAGGCGGGCAAGGACTACGGCTGGCCCACGATTGGCTATGGCGAGGAGTACTCGGGCGAGCCCATCCACAAGACGACGCAGGCCGCGGGCATGGAGCAGCCTGTCTATTATTGGGATCCGGTCATCTCGCCCTCGGGGCTCACCATCTACTCCGGGGCGCTCTTCCCGGAGTGGAAGGGGAACTTCTTCATCGGCGGCCTGTCCAGCCAGGCGCTGGTGCGGCTGGTGCTGAAGGACGACCGCGTGGTCGGCGAGGAGCGCCTGCTCACGGAGCGCCACGCGCGGATCCGCGAGGTGGTCCAGGGGCCCGACGGCGCGCTCTACCTGCTCACGGACGATTCGAACGGCCGCCTGTGGAAGCTCACGCCGGGCCGCGCACCCTGA